Within the Eucalyptus grandis isolate ANBG69807.140 chromosome 1, ASM1654582v1, whole genome shotgun sequence genome, the region CTCGGCAAAGAATTGAAGCCGAAGTTAGTGGATCTCTCAGCCACTTTTTGGCCCATTTTGGTGGCTTTCCCGACCCCGCTTGGTGGTCCCACTTTGAAGTTTGTGGACCATCTCCACTTCGCCATCGTTTTGATCCGAGCAaatcgttaatcaagtgagtttaactcattaatctctgcttagtaagttaatgacgtttaaggattgattagtttagactaagtatggattaggttgatagttagaatagattaacAATTAATTAACCGTTATTACATGTTAGAtagttagagtagtgtaattagagcctagataagctctagtatttatctagagtggttcgaAATTTTTCCGGGCCTGTCTTGGCTTTTAATTAAACTTTTCCGAcctaagttgctatttttgatatttaataattaattttcgtaattatttaattatttaattatttttcaaaaattagaccaGAATAGCcgatgaccgaaattttatgttgattgcaatggtgtgatcgaattatttatttgactgctAATTTGTGCtgattgagtgtgatttgtgattttgggtatttatcccaaaatttgttattttctgtaattaattagaaaattaccgagCGTCAGTTTACAGtgccaaaaatgtgtttttggatggtggaaattagtgggattgtcaaaatgaaaatattatattttggctaaggccgatatgtacccacacatgattatttttatcggatatgataaaaaaaaatagagattttGTTAGATGGTcgggatggtatactatatcagcctacgagctctgatatgtcagcttagagcAAGCAGTATaccgatatactatatcagcctgcggGCCTCGATATATCAACTTAGCgcgagcagtataccttagcaACTTCTAGTGAacattattagtatactatatcagcctgcgggcctcgatatatcagcttagtgcgagcaatatactatttatcagcttagagtgagtagtCCTGGAGTGATCGGACTATTGGTTGAGATGACCAAAAAATGgttttgatgacatggaatcaacTGAGTCAATTAATCGATACTTCGATATGATTGGTTGAAATGATTGGGTGGTTatttgaattatattgaattgCAGGAATGAACTGAGATAAAGATAAGTCATATGACTCGTGCTTGTGTTTAGGTAGCCctcaaagcatttttttttctagtcgGGTCTTAAGGAGTTAACTCGCTGAGActtcgtctcaccccatcgtaggataacatttcaagtccttagatggcaacTCCTCCCGAGCATTTTCAACAACTAAAGAAAGTCACAGAACAGAGGTGTTACATTCCACTCCATGGGAACCCTAAGGGCTGGACCTATGAGCTGGTGAGGTCCGTGGTCTAGGTTGATGCGAGTTTACCCTACAAAGTATCCCATCAATATAGATCATGGTACCGCCAAGATCGTAATGGTCAAAGAGAGGGCCCTATACCGGAATCTGAGATATCCTTTTATGTGTTGGAGGTTGCGTTTAGGAAAGGCACAATAGACCCTCTCGGTGGTTCGGTTGTAGACCCGAATCTCTCAGATCCAGGGACCCTAGTGTACTCAGCTGTAGGCTCCAATGAGGacgaggatgaggaggaggaggaggaggaagatcaGTAGTTATTTGCAACCCCCCTTATTTTGTAGACCtggcatgtgtgtgtgtgtgtgtgtgtgtgtgtgtgtgtggttggttttcaaaattatggccTTACGTTCCTATCCCATCTTGTTATTCTCTAGggattatttattcgcttccgcatgtgcattaaaaatgaTTGGGTCAGCAATACATCTTGGGACgtcactatttaatcgaccgcAGAGGGTTAGGCACGtactcggaggatcggggcgtgacataacTTATTTAGCCTTTAGTTTGAGAACATgaaggattttttattttgctcttATCTCTTATGTAAATCAAGAGGAGTGGTAACCTATCCATTTAAGTTCTCATTTGTGTTACCTACTCCTTCTCTACACTCTCTTCAACGTCAATTCTGATGAGATCCATCTACTTCGGTGGTGGGAAGTGACTATTCCAGCAACTAGTCGACAGCATTGAGTGGCTCTGGCAActacgattttttttattagctctaataccatgtaaaGTGAAAATTTGTATTGTATCATTCAATAAAAGACTATATATACATTAActaatcaccaaaaaaataagtcCTGACACCCCCAAAGACCACTTTACCCTTTTTATATCTCTAACATACCACTTTACCATTTTATCCCTCTACCAGGGATGATGGATACTTTACTTATTTAACCTATTTTTCTAATATGAGCAAACTAACACGCTCGATTTACTCTTAGAGATTGTTGAAAATTTTGCATCATACGATCTTAATAAAGTAAGGATATATTGTGTGCCTAAGAGGATGGTCCCTTGTTAAtgtaaacaagaaaaaaagatacaACCAAGCATGATAACACAGTGGTTTAGGGGTCAAAGTGTCTTTCATGAGCATAAGTTCGAGTAATGTAATAAGcaaatctctaatcaatttgtGCATTGAACATATGTTACCCTATCTAACTAGAATTTTCCATAACAAGTATAAGATTCTAATTTTGATGCTTAGAGGGGTAATTGTTTTGATTGCCTCTACCCACCAATTTTACCTATAATAAAGAACAAATAGCAAAAAAGGATACACAGACTTGTGTGTGCAAAAGAACGGAAAATAAGAGGAAAGAAAACGTGTGATCGATATAATGCCATAAAACATTTTAATGGTTGTCACTTacgaaaatttaaattaagctAACAAATATGCTCACTTGTTATGTGGGTACTAGaaatagaaagtaaaaaggTTAAGAAAAATCATTAAGGCAGCACTATTTTCACCCCCATTTTGGTTAAGACACTCCTTTTTTTCCACTTAACTTACTCAaatacctctctctctctctctctctctctctcttcaaattattgtttctttttttatcatcttTCTCGTCAGTTTCACAATAAATATGCTCCATTACACctaataaaatatcattttatcatGCATGTATCGTAACTTTGcctagaaaatattgtcaattttaatttgtgaaactatattttcaattttctatttatgaCAACTTATGAATACTCATTTATTCCATATTTGTATATGATAGTAAAAGCAAAACTATATTTCAAagtcgaaaataaaaattcactttAATTATTGAACTGATCTtgatcaaaaatgaaaaagaaaattcgatCAAAATATGGAAAAGGTTAAATTGTTAGATGCATGATCAAATGtcaaacatatttatatttaaatcatatctaaatattaacaaaagaaaagcacataAGGGTGGGGGAAGAATCTTCTTGTTGTTATactttaattatgaaaaaagtTGCTACTATCAATTGTAGATTCATTCTCACACTAAGTGTatcaaaactttaaaatatgCTTAAAATGTTCCCATGGAAAAATCTGATATGAATTTGAAAGTAAATAGAGGGTAAATAAATTTTCGACCCCTTCTtacaattcaaattaaaatgtaaaaagcTTAAAAGAAAGCACAAATCGACGACGATGTCTAACTTTAAAAACAGATAGCGTATTCCGGAAAATCATTCATGatgtcaaaattggctagataatcagattaaattttaattttcactaGAACTAGTTTCCCTCAAACTATTTGATGAAAACTAAGCAATTGATTGTGTATTCATAAGCCATTGTAACTAGAAATTTCTAATCCTGTATGTAACTTCTGTGATCAAAATATGAGATCATAAATTAATATTGTAGGCAAAATGATAATATGATACATggtaagataatatttttttgcgTGTAATTTGATATTTACATTGCAAAACTAATAAGATTAGATGGATGATTAAAATAAAGGCAGTTTTGTGGGCTaatatgataaaaaagaaacaataatttggggggggagagagagagagggggtatTTTGGTAAGTTcattagggaaaaaaaggagtGTTTTAGCCAAAATGGAGGTGGAAATAGCGCCGCCCATGAAATATTGGACAAATATATAAGTGTGTATACATGCCTTTAGGACAAAGTGAAAacctcaaataaaatatttatagcATAGACCTATTTCTAGAAGCAATCAATATTATAATCTCAAATAAACCACGAAAGGATATACCGGGTAAATGCAGAGACACGAATGCAGTTCTTGCTATGGTCTTTTTTTGACAATTCctaaaagaacgaaaaaacTAAGTTGCGTCTCAACATTAGCTTGGAATAATTTAAGACTTTATGACTATTGTACCAAACAAATTTAGACATATCATGGTTCTGAGGAAAATTTGTAGGTGgcataacaagaagagccagcaGATAAAACAGAACATAGGCATCAAATCAGCTTATgtaaattcaacaaaaaaatccTGACGACCCAGTACTAGACCTCAAAGGAGTACTCAAGAATTGTTACAGCGAGGATGAACGTCTCCTCATAGTGATAACTCGATGCAAGGACTTGGATTTGGTGCAAGGACTTGGGTTTGGTTCTCATGATAACTCGATGTCATAAGTCTCAGATTTTCCCTCCATTGGTGTTATTTCTCCTCGCTCCGATCGCACTGAAGCTCAAAGGagggaaaattacaaattacatCACATTACATCTCAAGAACCTTACTTTAGGTGGTGCTCAtacaaaacagaaaaacaatgACCTGCGCAAATTAGAAGCCCGGTGATCACAACAAGAACAATCCAAATTGATGGCTTCTACCTTAAAATTTTATTGGTGCTGCTTTTATATCCATGCAATGCATAAAAGAAAGTTCAAAAACACAAGTAAATGATTGCATCAGAAACGCAATGTATACACCAGGCAAAGCGATGAAGTTCCTGCATATTTCCCTTTCGAAAAGCTTCAAGGTGTCCAGTTTACTTCATTAAAAGGACTCCCTGAGGTTTGTAgggaaaaaatattgaaaaaaaaaattcgcgaACTCCCAAGGTCTAGTTGGTATAACTTACATTATATGGAGTTAGGTGAAGTTGAATCCAATAATTGaaactaattattttcaaagTACTTTTTTGTTAAGAGCCAAACGCCACAGGACCAGGCATAGTTGAAGCTTCCTCCAGTGAAAACTAGAAAGCGAATTGATTAATTATGGCAAAGCTTAACATTGTTGAACAGGATCAAATGGACATCGAGTTTTGTCCATATTCTATTTGACTTGGGTTTAAACTCAGGAATGTACAATCACGTCCCAAGAGTTCTGCCTGAGTTCTTGATCTGTTCCCAGCATAGTTCTCTCTCTAGTACATTAGTTAATACATGCTTGCTAGGGTCGTCCTTGCTCAAAGaacttttcaaaattcaacaacaacataaaaaaaccaaactaaAGATCGTGTTAATCCTCAAGCAAGCTCGTCCGATAGAATATGAGATGAGCTTCTCGACAAACCCTAGCTGTGTGAAAATACCTCAAGAAATGCTTTAGTCCTGGATAAGATATGTTTTAGCCGGACATATAAAAGTGCATTGCAAGCAAGCAAGCATATGCTCTGAatgttcttttgtattttcccccaaataacaaagtcaaattttctaatttaataaaaaacatCAGCAACAACTGACTATTTCCTTCATGAATGTAAAAGCAAAAGTTTCTAAGAGATGGAGATTGACCATTTTAACAACATTTGCGGATACTATTGCGTCCGTCCTTACTCGAACAAATTGGGCTTAAAAAGGTATTAGATAGCAATTCCATAAAACAAACATGATTGGGATCCTATCAATTACTTAGCCCGGTGGAGGCCCCTAGATCGCTTCAAATCACCCTCGATAGTATATTAATGGTCTTGATAAGACCAACGCTTGCATATTCCTTCTCAAGTGGCGTACATGGATTTAGTCCCAGGTCGTCGCACCACTTATTGAAGGATGGTGTTCATTTCTTTATATGAGGAACGGTACATTAAAGTAATGGAGAACACTAAATTAAAGTAATGGACACGTGCTTGTAGTTGTTGAGGAATGACGAGTCCATTGTGTTTAAAACTAAACATGCATAACGTTTGaagatttgccaatttaatgtTGCCCATCGCGCAGAAGGCACTGGATCAACCGATCTTCATCCATGAATAGAGCACCCGTTGCCATGCCTTGTCGAGTAGGTTagatagagaaatagaaacactttcaaatttttttaaacgaAGTTCTCCTATTTTATCATCTAATTGGTTTTGCATGATCAGAGAAAAGATGATAAGAGTAATTGCACCATGAGAATATTCGTTAGTTTCCATGAGAGATTgccaagaataaaataataattcatcTCAATGGTCGTTGagactacattaaataaatgggagagacagagagtcGCTATAACCAAATTGGAGTCCCCTCCCATATTTTATAGGGAGCAGGTGTTCAGTAGAGACTAGAAAGCGCCCAAGCCATAGAACTTTCCATACTTCATAAGCAAAGCAGGACAATTATCTCATGAGATTCCAGTATCGACAACGGTTCGGATGTGAAAGTCACAGCGGAAGTACTAGTTAAAAAGTCGCCAACGTCTAGACAGACATCTTCAACAACTCCCCCATTTCTCCATGTTATATTAAGAAGTATTGCTGGCTCAAGGCCATAGCAGAGCTGATCACAGTATCGGTTTCTGTTTATTTGCCATTTGTTCAGCTGAATCATCCTGATCTGCCTCAAAGCTTTCGTTGTTCATCCGCTCGAGTCCTGATCTATACTTTACAAGAACTTTAAAGTTAGAAACAGTAACATGAAATTCGGTGATCCGGGGtgggttaatttaattctttattatttcttaataGAAAACTCATGGTCCTGACGCGTAAGTTTCCAGGAGAAATCAGCAATTTGCAAGATTCACCTGTGtaagaaagtaaagaaattatacTGTCCATCCTCATGTGTCTTGTAAGTTCTAGATCATTAAGTTACTGCGCACGAAACTAAAACCTTCTGTACATCAGGTTGCGAAGCAGTGGCAGCTTGCGACGGCAATGTCTTATATCGAGCCTCCCCATGAACCgtttttggaaagaagaaaaattatacaCGGCATCATTTGACAAGTAGGGCCTCTAAAGGATGGTTATTTATTAAGGTTTGTCCAACAAGAGAGTGCACAGCTACCTAGTATATGGTTGTGAACTTGGCCTGGCATGTTAAATCAAATGAAGTCTCCCAATTATAAATTAACAGGGTAAATTATCAACCAGAAATTTTTCCTGGTGAACATAGGTGGGAAATGACAGCCtgtcaattcaatctttcttcaaataGGAAAGTGTTAAAAGAAATGGTTCGTGATTGATGGCGCTCCGCTGAGTTGATGCTGAAGAGTTCAAATGGTGAAGAAGAAATAGTCAAATGTTTGCAATAATTTGAGTTTACCACTTCCATATCAGAtgaatatgaattatttatGCTGGAGAAGAGGAATTCAGACGGGCTGCCATGTCAACGCAGTTGTTGGGGAATGTTGTTCTTGGATttaagaaggagaagaaaaggatgTAACCTTTAAAGACTTGGTAAGCTGTAGAGCACTTAGCAGTTTGTTGAATATTACTGAGTCAAGCACTATCATCTATAAATAGATAGTGTTACCATGCAATAGACCTCACTCCTTCCTCGAGCAATCATTCTTCTGAACTCGAGATCAGAGAGCCCAATTTCCTGTCTAACGATGAAGTATCTTCCGATTAGCTTTCTCATCTTGGTTTTGGCAACCGCCACTGCTTTTGCTTATGACCCCAGTCCTCTTCAGGACATATGCGTCGCCACCAATGACCTGAACTCTGGAGGTTGGTTCGCAATTCTTGCGCTATTCATGTCTTTCAATTCTGGCTTATGATGCTGGAGCAATAACAGGAATTCTATTTCTTATGCAGTGTTTGTGAATGGAAAGTTTTGCAAGGACCCGAAACAGGCCACAGCTGATGATTTCCTCTTTATGGGGTTTAGAAATCCTGGAAACACGACAAATCCACTTGGATCAAAAGTCACACCGGCTTTCGTCGACCAATTTCCAGGACTCAACACTCTTGGAATATCCATGGCTCGCCTTGACTTCGCTCCCGGTGGCCTAAATCCTCCCCACACTCACCCACGTGGCACTGAGGTTTTGGTCGTGGTGGAGGGTACGCTACTTGTTGGCTTCGTCACTTCCAACCAATTAAACAACACTCTCTTCACCAAAGTCTTGTACAAAGGGGACGTATTTGTGTTCCCAATTGGTCTCATTCACTTCCAATTGAATATTGGAAACACCTACGCACTGGCCTTTGCTGGTCTTAGCAGCCAAAGCCCGGGAGTCATTACCATTGCTAATGCTGTCTTTGGAGCGAAGCCACCCATTTCTGCCGATGTTCTCACCAAGGCCTTCCAAGTCGACAAGAAGGTGGTTGACTACCTCCAGGCACAGTTTTGGTACAATAACAACTAAAAGGAATGTATGGccgaaaataaaaagaaagattgaacAGAATAAAAGGCTACCTTGGAACAATAAACAACTGTATAAAGGCATAATGGATGGACCAATTTGTAATAAAAGATGGTTCGTAAACATGGccgaaaataaaaagaaagattgaacAGAATAAAAGGCTACCTTGGAACAATAATTGCTTGAGCACACTGTATATCAAGGCATACTTATGTACGTCATGTATGACCTATTTGTAATAAAAGATGGTTCGTAaacatcatctctctctctctctctctctctctctctctctctaatgcgCACCTTGCCTGGAAGTGTGTGAAAATATCTAGATTATGTAGAAATTGGAATGTTATCATATGAAATTATGTGATTGCCAGATCGAAGTCCCAATGCCCTCGTACCTATATCGCAAAAGAGAATTTGCCAcccaaacaaattctaatttcCAATTGTATTCGAATTGTGTCAAGAAAGTGTTTGAAGAGAACATTAACGATCACTTAAAGTAAGATTGTTTTCACAAAAGAGGGCCATAAGTGATTCTTATATTAAATTAGGTTTGAAGTGGCCAATGTAGTCTCAAGTAAGACCCTAAATTCCCGACCGGCCAAATCTTCTCTGATGGGCGAATCCATGCATTTTACGTGCATCTCATGTGCTTCTTTCGTGCATCTTACGATGCATGAGCTCACCAACGTGTGAGATTTGGCACGAGAAATTCAACTGGGGATTGCAAAAAGAATTCGACTGGGGATTGCATAAAGAATTGGCCCCACAGTAGAAGACTTTCGCGAACTCTCATGGCGACCCTAAGCCATTCGACTTGTGAAATTAGAATATGCGCACTACCTCTTCTCGAAATGTCCATTTCCTGAGTCAATTTTGAAAGATGCCTGTGACCCTGTTTCAATTTTAAGCAGTACTCGCCATACACAGTATGATATGCTCACtctgaaagaagagaaaacggAATAGCCAATTTGGACCACCTCTGGTGTTCTTGAATTCTACCAGGCTTCGCTTTAAATAATTTAGTCAGTAAGACAATTCTATTACTGCAGCAAATACTATATGCTGACTTTGAgcattttcttattattatatgcTCTCGCAATTTGTAGTTGTTGACTCCCAAGTTTACCCCGAAAGCATGTTCTCGTCACGAGGAATTTTAAATGAAACGCCCCGTTTTGATCCGCGAAATCAGTGGAAAGCAGTTCTCGTGAAGGCTACTTAAGCTAAGCCTCAACGGAATAAACTCAAAGTCGATGGCCGGGAAGTTGATTACCACGTGTCAGGCTATGAGCATGATGTACTGAATCTGAAGATTAAGGAGAATAAGCACCAGAATTCGAACGAAAATAACTGCTGCGAGAAATGTACATAAAAATAGGGAATGTTTATTTACTTGAAGGGTAAGTTACATGAGCATCGTCGATAGGTCAAGGGGCAGTTACTAAAGGATAAGGACGTCCAGGAGAAAAGAAACACGTGAAGATTGCAAAGAGTAGTGCCCAAGAAGGAATAACCAACTAAAGAACATCAGCTCCCAATAAATACCATAGTTTCTCCACTGAGAACCCCCCATGCAAAAAACACAacaatcttcttcattttatctttactttattgCAGCTTAGTTGTAGTTTTCAGGATTCCCATCGTTGATTAGATTCCGGCGTGCATCTTCATTCGGTCCagcatcattgattaaattctggtGTTGTTCCACAAAGTTCAACGTCGTTGATTAGATTCTCACATTGTGCTTATATCCATAAGTACTGAGGTTGATTTAATTCCAGCTTTACATCAAAAACAAACTGTGACGTTAATGAAATTCCATCATAGTTTGGGTTTAGAGAGTAGACTGTCTAGCTATTTGTGTTCGATTACGTCACTAGTTGAATTCCAGCATAATTGGTGTTCAGAAGTTGTTCATCTTTGAGTCTTTTGGCCATAAGTTGTTAGGACGGTACATACAATTGACAATAAAACTCCATTTCGCATTTGACATTATCTGTCTAAGCTCAAGGCAAAACCTGAGTCTccaataataaaaccaaaacgcAGCATTTGGTGAAAGGTTATTCAAGAGAATCAAAATCGGTGAAACATCTTTTTGGCACGCCCGGTGGGACTAGTGTGTTGGATTGAGAAAGTGCTATGTCACAGACCTAGAGTCATATTAACTTGAATAGCTCCACTGACAAACAA harbors:
- the LOC104438677 gene encoding germin-like protein subfamily 1 member 7, coding for MKYLPISFLILVLATATAFAYDPSPLQDICVATNDLNSGVFVNGKFCKDPKQATADDFLFMGFRNPGNTTNPLGSKVTPAFVDQFPGLNTLGISMARLDFAPGGLNPPHTHPRGTEVLVVVEGTLLVGFVTSNQLNNTLFTKVLYKGDVFVFPIGLIHFQLNIGNTYALAFAGLSSQSPGVITIANAVFGAKPPISADVLTKAFQVDKKVVDYLQAQFWYNNN